One segment of Eschrichtius robustus isolate mEscRob2 chromosome 3, mEscRob2.pri, whole genome shotgun sequence DNA contains the following:
- the RGS5 gene encoding regulator of G-protein signaling 5, translating into MCKGLAALPHSCLERAKEIKIKLGILLQKPESAGDLVIPYNEKAEKPAKTQKPSLDKALQWRDSLDKLLQNNYGLASFKSFLKSEFSEENLEFWMACEDYKKIKSPVKMAEKAKKIYEEFIQAEAPKEVNIDHFTKDITVKNLEEPSPSSFDVAQKRIHALMEKDSLPRFVRSGFYQEFIK; encoded by the exons GGCCAAGGAGATTAAGATCAAGTTGGGAATTCTCCTCCAGAAGCCGGAGTCTGCTGGTGACCTTGTCATTCCATACAATGAGAAGGCGGAGAAACCAGCCAAGACCCAGAA ACCCTCGTTGGACAAGGCCCTGCAGTGGCGTGATTCCCTGGACAAGCTCTTGCAGAACAACT ACGGACTTGCCAGTTTCAAAAGTTTCCTGAAGTCTGAATTTAGTGAGGAAAACCTTGAGTTCTGGATGGCCTGTGAGGATTACAAGAAGATCAAGTCCCCTGTCAAGATGGCTGAGAAGGCAAAGAAAATTTATGAAGAATTCATCCAAGCGGAGGCTCCTAAAGAG GTGAATATTGATCATTTCACGAAGGACATCACAGTGAAGAACCTGGAGGAACCTTCCCCAAGCAGCTTTGATGTGGCCCAGAAAAGAATCCATGCCCTGATGGAAAAGGATTCACTGCCTCGCTTTGTGCGCTCTGGGTTTTATCAGGAGTTCATCAAGTAG